Part of the Spinacia oleracea cultivar Varoflay chromosome 5, BTI_SOV_V1, whole genome shotgun sequence genome, taaatgattaattttatacattattagtgattttgaagaaataagttttactaaaatgaaaaaatttatcacttaaaaatagataacttttacatatataagcttaacttttaagcattttgggttaacttttactttggtgtacaatatttatcgtacacccattgtaaataagaatttgtgcattttaattataTTGGTCTGTTTATTCTCCTTGCATTAAAATTGCATATGTAACTATGTAAGTATCAGTTAGCAACTCTTTCAAGTAAATTAATTTCTTCCTTGAATTACTCACAATAAGCCAACAATGGCAATCTTAATACTAAAAACAAGCTAAAACAATTCGTTTGATCAGTTGCCAAAGTTGAATCGACTCTAGAAAATCCAAGCACATATAACAAATTAAATACACAAACAACTGAACAATTATACTTACATCAAGTAAGAAATATTATCTATCAGCCAATTAATCATAATAATCTAAAAAGGAACAAAACGTACAGTTATAAATTTCATGAGCATAAACGAATACCTTCAGTACGAAATCAGCACAGTCCTTCACCAAGGCATTTTTCAGGATCAAATGTCGGTGGTATTTTGTCAGAAACAAGTGTTATATCCCTATCCAAACCTTGCTTCATTTCAGCCATCATTGAAAGGAACTTCTTTTCCATCTCTTCTACCTTAGCCTTGGACTTCTCAAGTTCCACCAAAGAGGCTTCCAATTGCTTGGTTTTTTGGATCGACATGGCTTTCTCAACGGAAGGGGCTAACCAATCCAGTTTCAGGTGCATATATCGTAGATCAGTTAAAGTCAAATCCAGATAACGAGCTTGGTCATCAGTCAAGGTATTTCCAGAATAAGTACCATCTTTGCTAGAGAAGACAACGCCATGGCCCGGGAAACGACACCAAAAAAGCACGGCACTTCATGCAAACATTGTGTTTTAAAATAATAGAATAGATAAGTCAATAACATATCAAATTGATAGTTCATTTTTACTAACACACTGTTTTCTCTTTCTTTATCCCCTTTTTTGACCCTATAGAAGATGATATTTAGAACATGTATAGATGTACAAACCTAAGATTATGACATGTGATAAACTAATGTCTAATGACATGTGATAATAAAATATCCCAAAATATCCCAAATAATTATGTGACTTGCAGTTGATAAAAGCCAACTGATACAGCACAAGGATTCTCAAAACATAAGATACACATGAGAATTCAGTTAATATTCACCTCTATCATTTACTTTTACTAGCCAAAACAACTACACAAACAGTGTCATAAACTCATATACCTAGccttaataataatataaacacGCTTTCGGTTTATGATAGTCCCCCTTTGTAAAGAAATAATCTAAGATAGATTTGCCCCGTTTTCTTTCGTTCTTTCAGCATTTCATCAAGTTTAGCTAATTTCTCAAGGAGGTTTGATCTGCATTCCATGGCTTGGTGATCTTTAGCAATGTTGGGACTAGACTAGGCTTTATGTCAAGTCCTTCGAATTTGGTTGTTGACCTATCACTTTTGTTGCTTTGCCGATGATCTCATCCTGTTTGGGGAAGCGAATGAGAAAACCTTGAAAGCCATGATTGATACTCTTGATCTATTTGGTAATGTTTCGGGCCAAACAATCAATTTCGAAAAGAGCAAACTAATCTTCTCCCCCAATACCACATCCACCATGATTGAGCTCTTCCAAGACCACTTGAACTGTCAAAAGTCGGAGGATCTTGGTACATATCTGGGCTTTCCTTTGGTCCATAAAAGACCCACCAAGAACCAAGTTGAGTATATTGTTGAAAAAGTGAGAAATAAGTTGTGTACTTGGAAAACTTCCTACCTTTCTAGGGCGGGTAAAGTATGTCTTATAAAAGCCTCAATCGCAGCTATTCCCTCTTATTATATGTCATGCTTGCCTATACACAAAACTATCATAGGTAAAATTAACTCCATAGCTGCAAATTTCTTGTGGGATGCGTCTTCCAATTCAAAGAGGGTGCATCTTGTCTCCTGGGATTCTCTATGTTGCCCTACTTGGGCAGGGGGAGTGGGTTTCCGTAATCTAGAGGTTTTGAACAGGGCCCTCTTTCTGAAATTGTGTTGGAAGCTTGTGTCAAATTCGGATAACTTAGCCTCTCAAATCATGAGAGCTAAGTATATCCAAAGAAGAGCTATCCCAAACAGCTTCAATAAAGGGTCTTATATTTGGAAAAGTTTGGGAGGAGTCTGGGACCACTTTAAAAATTCCACTAAATGGGTAATTGGGGATGGGGCTAATATCTCCTTCTGGTTTGATAAGTGGGTGGGAGAGTGCACTTTGCGATCCATTGTCCATGGGCCTATTGGGCCGAATGAAGAGGGCCTCACCTTAAATCAATGCATTTTAGACTCTGACTGGTCACTCCCCCAAATCAGTTTTAACCTCCCTCCTCTCATCAAAAAACAAATAGCAGCTACTCATATCCCCCTCTTCCCAGTCAATGATACTACGGTATCCAAATACGTCCACAATAACAAGTTTAGCCTCAAAAAAGCCTACCTTGACctacaccaaaaccaatttgtTTATGAAAAAGATCTATCCCTCATATGGAAAGCCCAAACCTTGCCTAAGATCAGATTCTTTATGTGGTTAGTTTGGAAGGAGAGACTACCCTCCAACCATACTTTAGCAAACAGGGGGATCATACACTCGCCCAACTGCCCCTTCTGCCCATCTCAAAACGAAACTCCTTTCCACATCCTTTTCCATTGTATTCGTGCAAAAGAAGTATGGGGGAAAATCCCAAGTGCCCCTTTGTGTGCAAATGATACCGTTGAACATTGGCTTCTGGGAAATATGAAAAGTGATGTGACACATGAGGGGCTAGGGTGGAATATTTTCTTCCCCTTTGTTATATGGCAGGTCTGGAAACGAAGGAATGCATGGGTCTTTAATATAGAGAACACATCTGTGGTCAGTTGTTTAAAAATGGCAAATTTTGGTGCATGGGAGTGGCTGTCAAACCAGCCGCCTAAACCTCCTACCTCTATCGCCCAGACCCATGAACAAGGCCCAAGGTGGACCCCTCCAAATCCTGGTCTGATTAAAGTCAATGTTGACGCCTCGTGGGATAAGTCATCTTGGGTCGGGGGCATAGCCGTGGTAGCCAGAAACTATAGAGGTAGATGGATGCTAGGGGGTTACCAGAAAAATGTAGTGAATAACCCTCTTGCAGCAGAAGTTTATGCAATCCGAATGGCTCTCCAAATGGCAAAAGGCAGGGGATGGGGTAAAATATGTATTACTTCGGATTGTAAAGTGGCTGTAGAACTTCTGGAAAAGGACACAAGACATGAACATGAACTCGCTAATATTATTAGTGATTGCAGGGTACTGAAGGCACACTTTTCAGAGATGCACCTTCGGTTCGAGGGTAGAAGATCCAACCGGGTGGCCGACTTACTGGCAAGAAGTGCAAAGGAGGAGCTGATGGATTTTAACAAGGCTATTTGGTTTCAACAACCCCACTACTGTTGTAATCAGATTTATGAGGAAGAACTTCTTAGTTGTGTAACTGCAAATGAGTCTGTAACTTAAATGAGCACTAAAACTCTAACCACTACTAGGAAACTTTTGTAtgatttcgttattttaatctaATTTCCTGCCctcttttaccaaaaaaaaaaaaaaaaaaaaaaaaaaagaatgcaAGGGGAACATCATACTAGGTCCTAGAACTCGGATGATTGAAAATGATAGGATAAGCGCGATTTTATTATTACCTTATTTATACAGGTTATATAATCCCTAGATACAGTGCATGATATCCTCCCTCAAAATCTCTGGATAGACTGATAGAGCCCTAATCAACAAGAACACTGTTTAGCCAAAAATATTTACATAGATTTCAGACATCTTTATATAGGTTGATCAAAAACATATATAGAGAGAGATGGAATATTACCTTTGTACCAGCTAAATGATTTAGAGCACTCATGGTAGGAGTTCTGATACTGTTCTTTGCATCTGCAAAAACAGCAGGAATCTTAGAGGTTTGTGTCTCATGTTCAGGCTCAAATGGGGGTGCAAACTCATGCTGTGTACGCTCTAGCAGAGATGCACCGTGTTGACAGCTTTGGACAAGTTGCTTCCTTTCATTCTTTTCCTTGATGGACCTCCACTTTTTAACGGGCAACTCTGGACcgttaaaaacaaacaaaacatgtGTTAAGCATTACTATTTCGGATTCACTTCACATAACTAATGTGATTGTGTCAACTCATACCAAAGTATTCTTGTTTCCAAAGAAGCACTACTAATTATTCATAAACATCTTCTCTCCAGATAATAAAGTGCTTATTGTGCTAGCTGATTTTAGCAACATAGTAAATTAGATGGGCAATGATGCATCATTATTGCCAATTTGCCATCTTAGGAGACAACTACCATCTTAGAAAAGAAATCAATAGCAAAAACAAGAATCCAACATTATTGCAATCTTATAGAAGAAGTTAACCACAACAATAAGGTGTATGTCAGCTGGAGTATATGAAACAGCTGACACTTCCACATCGGCTCAAGAGTTGCAGCCAACTCAAGGTCAACAATCAGTCCAAGCAATGCGGACTTGCAAACTTCTCAAGTCTGCTGCAATAATATCTTAACCAAAGTGTAAGGCCCAAACAACCTGTTTGGAATTGAATATGGTTTGTTTTAGTGCTTTCACCCTACTAAATATCCGCATTGAACTCTAAAAAAAGCCACTTCTCATTCATTATTTGAATACCCATAATAATCATCAACCAAATTTTGATTTATATTTACACACAAATTTATGTAACTGACAGCTCCTTTTTAATGTATGGTGCACAACAAAACAAAGAATATCCGTAACGTTTATTTTGTGAATAGTAGAAAATGGAGTATTCTGTCTAAAATATCCCAAATAATAACACAACTTATTATCTACGGAGTATTGCAGTTGATAAGAGCCAACAACTAATATGGCATTCTCCACCAGAAAACTCCAAACATCCATTATTGTTTGTTACAATGTGACAGCAATTCTTTCCTTCAAACAAATATCACAAGAATCCTCGAAACACCAGATACTCACACTGGTACACACATATAGGTAAGCACTATGCTACGAGTAGCCGATATAACCGATACAAGTAAATACCCTAAACAAATCATGAGAATTCACGATTAACATTGAACACTATCATTGTCTAGCCAAAAGAAACAACACAAACAGGGTCATACATTCATATCCCTAGCCTTAAAAACACACTTAGGTGATTTAGAACCCACAATCATTCAATTTATGACAATCCCCCTCCTAAAGGTATGTCCAAGTCCAAATCCACTTCTCCAGAAAAAGAAATCATCTTAGTCAGATTTGCCTGGTCTTCTTTCAGTTCTTTTCGCATCTCATCAAGTTTAGCTAATTCCTCAAGCAGACGTGCTCTGCGTTCAATGGCTTGGTCGTCTAATTGGCTGAgtttgttcaaagattcaaTCAAGGGCTTGTTTTTGTATAGTCCTACAGCCTTCTTAACAAAAGGGACTAGCCAGTCTACCTCAAAGCGAATACATTTCAAGTCAGACAATGCAGAGCTCAAATAATCAACTTGGCAATCACTCAGGGACCTGACTGAGTTACCCTCAAGAATGAGTACCACTGTAGCAAGTGACTCTAGCGCCCTAGCTTTCATATCACCATTAGACATGAGGCTATTCTCTATGATGTTCCCATGCTTTGACCAAATCTTTTGTAATGTTGGGACTAGACTAGGCTTTATATCAAGTCCTTCAAATTTGATTGTTGAACTATCACTTCTGTTGCTCTGCCAAAACGAATGAAAAGAGGAATATCGTACTAGGTCCTACAAGTGGCATGAACTGAAATTCTGAAAATGATAGGATAAGGGAGATTTAATTATTACCTGGTTCACAGAGGTTATAGAAGCCCTGGATACAGAGTGTATGATATCCTCCCTCAAAATCACCGGACCTAATGAACAAGAACAGTGTAACAGTGTTTATCCCAAATTCTAAGAAGGGGGAAATGTCTGATTTCAGACATATTTAGGTAGATTGATGCAACCCCTCAAAAAATTTATAGATTGATGCAATATTACCTTCGTCAGCTAAATGATTTAGAGCATTCACGGTAGGAGTTCCTGTAGTGTTATTTTCATCTACAAAAACAGAAGGAATATCAGAGGTCTGTGCCTCAGGTTCAGGTTCAGGTTCAACTGGGGGCGCAAACTCATGCTGTGCACGATCTAGCAAAGATACACCATCTTGACAGCTTTGAAAAggttgcttcttttccttctttccctTGTCAGCCACCCTTCACAAACACACATCAAACTTCAAATTTGAGAAATCTTCTTCACATGACAAAAACATGTGGTTAAACAATAGAATTATCATTCCGGCCTCACTTCACATAGCTAATATGATTATGTCATACCAAAGTATTCTTGTTTCCAAAGAAGCATCCATTTCTTTTTATAGCACTACTAGTTATTCACAAACATCTTATCTCCAAATAATAAAGTGCTTGTTGTGCAAGCCGATTTTAGCAACATACAAGATGGTTGATAACAAAACAGCAGCACATAATAAATTACATGGGAAAGGAAATGCATAgcaaatctttttttttttggggtgaaAAGAGAGCCACACAGGACAAGCCGATAAATGGTGTAGACGAGATTCGATCCGGGTACCACCCCTCAAGACTTTACTATCTAAGCTAGTGGACATCCAAAACAAATCTTTCAATATAGTCCTAAACAGATCCCACATTATTGCCATCTTATGAGACAACTACACCCTACATTATTACCATCTTTGAACAGAAACCAATAGCAACAAACAATAAGGTGTATATCAGTTGGAGTGAATGAAGCAGGTGACACTGCCATATCAGGTCAAAAGTTGGTGCAGCCAACTCAAGCTCAACAATCAGCTCAAGCAACAGCTTGTGCAGACTTGCAAATTTCTTGAGTCGGCTGCAATCAAGTCCAGAAGGTTCCAGATTAATCCAGCCAAGTCAAAGGTAGTTAACAAGCTTGTCAATCAAGCTCCTGGAATTCCAAATTCAGTTAGAAGGTTAAATAGAGAAGACTAGCTCAGAGATTCTATTACAACAAACTACATTAGCTATGTTGCAGTTCTGTTCTCCTGCTAGTCAGAGTCCGATCTGCTGTGTTTCTATGGGTTAGGATAATAGATATTGACATATTATCATCTTGAATATACATAAGCAAAATATCCCTCCAAGCTGAAACTACAAGATATGGATGATTAGAGAAAATTCTCTGTTTCTTCAGTTTTAGTATGGAGAGATATTTTAGTTAAACATTTTATGAACTGAAGGTCTTAAACAATAAACAAGCtatgttaccaaaaaaaggTTCCAAATGAGGGGAAACAGGAAAGGCAGTGTCTCTAATTCAAACCAACAAGGCCAATATCCTTGAAAAATACTACAGCATATGTAACATATCTCTAACAAACTAACAAGCACAAGTGCACAACCCTCGGGACAAAAGATGCTTATTGACAAGCTTTGATGCACAGAAACTCTCATATAGATCAAGTTTCCTGTTTGATAAAACTCGAAAACCCAGAAGAAGCCCCTTTAATATGACTAGCAAATTCTTACCCCTAAATAACTTTCATGCCTTGAAAACCAACCTAGCAACTCTTCATCTATACATTATTGTTAAAACCATTTAGAACtttatttctaaacaaaataattGATTGTAAATTCAATTTGTAGGTTTCCAACTTTCCTAAAACCTAAAATAGAATTTCTGTTAACTTGTTTCCCATTTCTAAGTTCCATTTCCGTGCAACATAGGACACATTTCTCAAGTGCTACtccaaacaaaaaatataactCCATAAAGCTTTCAAGTGTGGAAACAATCTCAAAATTTGAAGGACAGTACATGTTAAAACAACAGGAACAGAAGATCCTTGATGGTTAATCACTACCATAAATTACTTGCCTAAGGGATTTTGAGTGGGGGGCCTGAAAAACCCAAGACGGAGGTGAGCAAAGATGAAGAGGGAAACCCGGGTAAGACGAAATGGGCATGAAAACATGAGAACTTCCTCCAAGCTGGTATATGTAAATCATACCCTTATCTTGTATCTCCAAATCAACACCGGAATAAGGAGGGAAAGAATCATAGGTGAAAACAATGCAATTCCTTAATTGGCAACCAAGGAATTCTTTAGCAGAAGCAAAGAAAATGTACTCTCTAGTGACAAACAGCACCAGACCACCATCTTCATCCCCAAAGCTCTGAACCTCAACACAATTCCATGACTGTGATGACCAACATTCCACAGATAACTCGTAAACCTTGAACATTTCCTTCTTCCTAACCACCAAATACAAATTCTTACAAGATGGGGAGCTTGTGACAAGCCGTTTTCGATATCTCATTTCATGTAATTCCATCTCATAACAAGCAGTATTACAACACAGTGTTTTAGAAACTGAAAATTTCTTACTTAAGAAAAATGAATAAATGTTTCCCTTGCGGTCGATTGAACAAATCCTCCACAAATAATTAACAATATCATCAGTTTGTTCATCCCAAACTTGACCTTTTCtaatagataaacatttaaCCCCTCTGGAATCGAAATCGGGCATTCTTTGTAACAACATTAACTTCTCAGGGCTGAAAAATGGCAACAGGCTATCAATCTCGCCGATATCAGGCTTATGGTAGGCTATGTCCAACTCGGAAGTGTGGAATTGGGATAAATCGAGGTTTTGGGGGATATTAATGAGAGGAGTACCAAAGAAAGGGTGGAAAAAGAGATTAGTACCTTCGGAGATCTTGACAGAAAACACCATCCACGGCGTACATCTAGTGCCAGAGACACCGCGGGGGCGGAGGAGAATGATTGAAGAGCATAAGCAGGTGTTATTGATGGAAGCGGGAACTGAAAAAGCGGTTGATTTGCGCCATTTTTTGCAGACTGATCGGAAACGGCGCAAGTTGTCAACATCATTTCCCAGGAATTTGATGATCAATTGAAGCAATGGTTGACGGAGATCTGACCAGTTCACCTTCTGGCGAGTACACCTCGGCGACTTTCCGACCATAATGACTGGAAATTTTGTTCGAATTTGGAGATTTGTGGTAATTCAATCAGACAAACTAATGACATTGGGGTTTAGCGGGGATTTTAATAAATTGTTCTTCTAACAGGGGTAAGTAAAGATGGTTGGCGGCTTGCCGGGCTTCGGGCTAAGCCCACGGGTCGTGGGCCTAAACTGACCTGGCCTACGCTAACTCCGCATGTAACGGACTGGGCAATGCCGGGCCAATTTTAAAAGTGGCTCATGCCCATGTGCCCTTGCCTCGGTTGGGTCGGGCCGTCGTGTTAAGCCTATCGCCGTGCTTTCTCCAAAAACATGGGCACAAGTCGGCCTACGACTTATGTCTGTGTCACATCgtgtttttttgtgtgtgtggggCCAAGCCTTTT contains:
- the LOC130461937 gene encoding uncharacterized protein yields the protein MVGKSPRCTRQKVNWSDLRQPLLQLIIKFLGNDVDNLRRFRSVCKKWRKSTAFSVPASINNTCLCSSIILLRPRGVSGTRCTPWMVFSVKISEGTNLFFHPFFGTPLINIPQNLDLSQFHTSELDIAYHKPDIGEIDSLLPFFSPEKLMLLQRMPDFDSRGVKCLSIRKGQVWDEQTDDIVNYLWRICSIDRKGNIYSFFLSKKFSVSKTLCCNTACYEMELHEMRYRKRLVTSSPSCKNLYLVVRKKEMFKVYELSVECWSSQSWNCVEVQSFGDEDGGLVLFVTREYIFFASAKEFLGCQLRNCIVFTYDSFPPYSGVDLEIQDKGMIYIYQLGGSSHVFMPISSYPGFPLHLCSPPSWVFQAPHSKSLRVADKGKKEKKQPFQSCQDGVSLLDRAQHEFAPPVEPEPEPEAQTSDIPSVFVDENNTTGTPTVNALNHLADEGPVILREDIIHSVSRASITSVNQSNRSDSSTIKFEGLDIKPSLVPTLQKIWSKHGNIIENSLMSNGDMKARALESLATVVLILEGNSVRSLSDCQVDYLSSALSDLKCIRFEVDWLVPFVKKAVGLYKNKPLIESLNKLSQLDDQAIERRARLLEELAKLDEMRKELKEDQANLTKMISFSGEVDLDLDIPLGGGLS